The genomic interval gtccaaaaagcttatttccccctataaAAAACACTTAAGGGAATAGAATGGAAATGCTTTTGGGACTAAACAAGCTTCTCAATATTTTCTAGCTTAGTGTTTAGAAGACAGAAAATTGTTGTTGTCTACAAGTGAACCAAagacctctatttatagtgttttggggaTCACATTTGAAAATCAATTCTTTCATCACATGGCTGTTACCAACacattaatttgtgtttaatgggATAAAAATATTGGACAAGAGAGCTAGAAACATGCTCAATTAATTTCTATACGTTTATGAACGTTTTAAAAAATCTGGTTCTAGATGTTCGAAAACAaccataaaacaacataaaaacaaacattaaaCAATTGTTTCCAGAGAACTCAAaatgtaactcctctccaagttaaATCTTTTCCCAACGTCCCAACAcccatttaaattatataattgagTATTGTAATAGTTTCTAACAGCTAGAAACTTATCCCATTAATTTCATAACTCCCATATGTAACAACtcacataattacatatttatcaaTTGTGATGCTTAGGTtacaatttattttcaaatttgtaacTCCTCATATGTTAcaattttatgtgtattattatactatatatgatataatataaCCTCCAATACATAATATGTATTaatctcatattaatatataatatgccaCATTTTAATCttcattatatatttgttaaataacaaatatataacaaTTAGTTTGTCGCCTAGTGTTTGTTACCCGAGGGTTATCCGAACGCGTGTTTGGTACTCGAGGAGGACGTCGGATCTTGACCCTTCCATTGACTTTAGCCTGCAAAGCATGCATTTGCTCTTGTAGGGCCGTATATTGGGCTGTGGTAAATTGAATGATGCCTTCAGATACCACAACCAGTGTGACAGGTGGGAACTGTCCCACTGTAGCCGCCGATGTTGATGTTTCTTCAGCAAAAATGATAGTTTCAGGAAATAAGTTGAGGGGAATAATGGTGGTACGTCCCACTCCTCTGTTGATTGTGTCAACAGGTGCTGTTCCATTATTTGGGAGTGGAACATTCATTGTTCCGACATTGAACGATACAATGTTGTTATCTCTATTCGTCTGATTTCTACGAAGCTATTTCTTAAATTCAAGCAGTCAAGTTATCATTATCTATTATAGGTTCTAATTGTAAAAGTATTATGGACAAGATTAATAGCTCTTATTGTAATAATTCTATTTTTAATGATATTGTTAATTGTATCAAGAAACTCATTGTTCAGTCCAAATTTACTTATAGTTTATGTGCCGAGGGATAGTAACAAGCTAGCCTATTGTCATGCTAATTAAGACAAGCTTAGAATTAGACACTGAGTGTATTTGGAATGATTATTTATCTTCCATATTAACTTGACTACTTTatatttcaacttatttcattgaTGAAAGTTTTcaggttttaaaaaaaaataatcatcaaATATAGGTACTTATAGCTTTGTTAAATTTGATTTATTAGTGAGTGTGGTAGCataagttaaaaaataataatgttcatttttttttaaaaaaatcaatatatatatataaaggaatgcaCAAGCAAGTTTATGTGGCATTCTATAActcttttattctatttttctaattttttgaagCTTTCATATTttgtccaaaaaaaaaacatacataaattacATTAATCATGCAACAACAAAAATTATGTAATAGCcaaaaaattttatattatgctaattaattattttttattacataaccaatttttcaattaatttttaagtgACCTTTGattgtaataataattatttgatatatttataacgttttaattgtattaattatatACATTGTAATTTAATAgtaatttgtcaaaaaaatattattttaatgatttaacataatatatatatatatatataaattaatttaaaattactatGTAGCATCaaacatttttttattctatttctaCTATTgaacaaattatatataatacatgtattaaataaaaaaaattctttttatgGCCAAATTCTACCGTGAAAAACCttgaatttttgtaatttaaattcaaatttaattttaattttatcataatttattaatcatttgtatttaaatcaattttttttttttaaaaaaaaaaataggatttGATGCAAAAGACTATTTGTTTCAAATTCCACTTCACTAATTAAGAAGacaattattattgaaaaaaaaaaactgccaaaatataattattcTCAATTAACTATTGCTAACTTAATACTCTATATAAAGCACACATAAAATTACAAtcacatacaaaaaaaaatagctttCAATTTGATGATATGAAATTTAGTTTTCATATTGTTGGCACTTCATTGTTAGAGTGAAGAAACTATATaggattttaaaattggtttcttCAAAggtaaatcttttattttttttcatttaaattttattattttgagtaaTTCTTTAATTTTATCAAGAAGTTTTGAGCTCTTTGTAGTTAATAATCTTGCTTTTATATATTATTGGCATTTCATTTGGTGAGTTCGTGAGTGGAGAAATAATAATCTTAAAATTGTTTTCTTAACAAAAAGGTAAATATATCATGTTATATATACAtctctttaattttattattttaggtaAATCTTGAAACTTCTTATGAAGTCTTgagtttgttttgatttttttttttttttttgtagttaaTAACCTTACTCAAGTTTATGTggcattctatatatatatataaaggaatgcaCAAGCAAGTTTATGTGGCATTCTATAActcttttattctatttttctaattttttgaagCTTTCATATTTTGtccaaaaaaaaacatacataaattacATTAATCATGTAACAACAAAAATTATGTAACAGCCAAAAAACTTTATATTatgctaattaattattttttattacataaccaatttttcaattaatttttaagtgACCTTTGattgtaataataattatttgatatatttataacgttttaattgtattaattatatACATTGTAATTTAATAgtaatttgtcaaaaaaatattattttaatgatttaacataatatatatatataaattaatttaaaattactatGTAGCATCaaacatttttttattctatttctaCTATTgaacaaattatatataatacatgtattaaataaaaaaaattctttttatgGCCAAATTCTACCGTGAAAAACCttgaatttttgtaatttaaattcaaatttaattttaattttatcataatttattaatcatttgtatttaaatcaatttttttttttttaaaaaaaaaataggatttGATGCAAAAGACTATTTGTTTCAAATTCCACTTCACTAATTAAGAAGacaattattattgaaaaaaaaaaactgccaaaatataattattcTCAATTAACTATTGCTAACTTAATACTCTATATAAAGCACACATAAAATTACAAtcacatacaaaaaaaaatagctttCAATTTGATGATATGAAATTTAGTTTTCATATTGTTGGCACTTCATTGTTAGAGTGAAGAAACTATATaggattttaaaattggtttcttCAAAggtaaatcttttattttttttcatttaaattttattattttgagtaaTTCTTTAATTTTATCAAGAAGTTTTGAGCTCTTTGTAGTTAATAATCTTGCTTTTATATATTATTGGCATTTCATTTGGTGAGTTCGTGAGTGGAGAAATAATAATCTTAAAATTGTTTTCTTAACAAAAAGGTAAATATATCATGTTATATATACAtctctttaattttattattttaggtaAATCTTGAAACTTCTTATGAAGTCTTgagtttgttttgatttttttttttttttttgtagttaaTAACCTTActcaagttttatttttgtggaatttattttaaaatattagtctctcacatatatataatttgtaatatatatactatctatttatatttatatatttaatatatcatgtaataactttatttgtaaagaataataattttaatacaattgatatatattattaagtttaaaattagattttattagagatcaattatatttttataatttttttatttttattataaatatatatgtcctccctataaatatatatgcttCTTAGTCTTtaaatagtttatatatatttatatatatagggttAGCGAGATGACGCTctaatgttataatttttttaatttgtagtttaatttttaaattaattctaattttctacaaatttttcactaatataatttataatatgtgtAAACTCACTTAATTTATAGAAGTAACATAATTGCAcattaatttaaattgaaaagtaTGATCTAtcctataataatttaataagtaGTGCACATACATATGAATTGTAAGTAATGCACATATGCACATGAGTATTAGTTATatgccatttttatttttttgtaattttgacaaTTATTATTCTTTATGAGTATTAATACTcagtaatttataataatattaatgataaaaaattgagataaaaaaaaaagtgaaatagTTTTAAGATTGTTATTGGCAATATAATTATTACTCAAGGTTTGACAAACTtacaaaattactattttatatatatataacaatattaacctAATATTATGGATATTATCATTTTCATCAAATAATATAGTAATTCTATAGTCCTTGagagttttctaattaattataaatttattaatatttatttattaactaaaCCACTatcatataaatagaaaaaagtggtataatatataaagaaaagcattttagagtttatgtggcatgttttttttttttttaatttatctatgttataattattttaaataattttaatttttaagatttattaataattaataaaaaaaatgatgatataatattttctttttctaactcccactcataaatatatacattatgGTAGTGtcttataattttataactcCCACACATAAATATATGCATTATTATGTATCTATTATACTATATCTTTTTATATTCTCATAATATttgcttaaaaataaattaaatgttgGACTCTTTATATTATTGttcatgtatatgtatatatactaacAATAATCATTATTGGCCAACTATTTTAGAGTTATAAAGTTTTGTACTAAAGAACTTAATACTCTTAAggctattttttctcttttgctAATTGATACTCTAATTGCTATTGTGATATTTTTCTCACATTTCTTCTCATCTCTAATCTAGATCCGCTGCAGTCTCTATCATCACTACATATGTTCAACCTAAATCATAATAATATTGATCAAGTtggttttttaataaaaaattattgtcaTGAAACTACTGAAAGTATGGATATGCTTAttgtaaatttatatatttgacTTAAATATGTTTGGGTTTATAGTTGTACcatctgaagaaaaaaaaagtttgggcGTCTTAATCAAggccttcttcttctttcttttcaaatatttatgtgtaagttttaattaattatctttttgattagcaacatctaataataattaaatgaaataagaaaaaaaaattaaggtaaTAGAATAGGAATTaacaaattattatattttcattaaaaaaaagtaaatgatcatggtttataatattttacttatatagtatacatattaataactacttaaattatgaatttttgaaataaaaaatacaataaaaaaaatcataataaattatattttttaaataataataacgataatatttatcacaaaatttttatctttttatatattttaaaaataacaaactatgagtttaaattttttttaaaaaaatagcaaactatgtttttaaatttaatacaattaatttatttataatacatacatacataaaaatatattatattttaaattgtatcactcactagaaaataaaatatatataaaaaaaattaaaaatatttgacaataccgcgcgaagcgcggcttagttccctagtgtattaaataaaagaaatttgaatCTGATGAACCCAAGAGAGAGGAGAGACTGGAGAGgtctccaataataaattaataataaggaTGGAATCTACAATTAATTGATAGTGATTGATCTATCTATCTTTCATCACACGTACGCTagaaaagtaaaagaaaaaaagaaaagaaagcaaTGACTACGAGAGACAAACAGTTAATATTATTTCCCTTTTTAGAGAGAGAAGCATCATAATAAAAGGTAATAAGTTTAtttaagagagagagaaaaataatacaataataattataattaggaAAGTGATTAATTAAGAGAACAAAGCAAATCTCATTCACACTACTAATCACCACTCACTCAATCttcaaaaaagaagaaagaaagaaacagAAGAAGAAATTCAAAGCTCAATCTTTAGAGagacaaaacaaaagaaatcaTTTTTGagtcaaaatttttattttggaaaagcaagttttttatatataccaaaaaaaataaagagagaatGATTGTTTGTgaatgaaagaaaagaaaagaagagaagatTAAAACAGAAAGTGGGTTTTAGAGGGAGAAAGTGAAggttttctagagagagaaaaaaaaggattgagatgagtatatatattaaaatagatCGATAGATAGATatagaaagagaaagaagagagagaaagagagggtcACATGGCATGTGAGCACAGCTGTGTGCATTGCCCCCTCCTTCCCTCGTAGTcagtcctctctctctctctcctctttgATAAATACCCTTCTCATCTTCCTTACTCCGACTtttgactctctctctctctctctctctctctctctccttctaTACAGAAGCCAAAGCTTTTCCCTCTGTCCTTCTCTAATGGCAGAAAGCATCCGGCCCTAAACCGAAACCTTCTACTTTACTTCAATCTAATCTCAATCGAGAGAGAAGCGACAAAcactaaaataagaaagaagagaaaaacaATGAAACCCCACTCTTCTACTGCCATTTCGCTACTCTCTCTCCTTGTCGCCATCATCACCTTGTTATCTCCCCAGTCACCGTTGGCGGTGGCCTCCTCCTCCGCCGGTTTTAGTGATATCCAGAAGCTGTTGAGCTTCAAAGCTTCTCTCCCCAACCAAACCGTCCTCTCCAACTGGCTACATAACCAGGACCCATGTACCTTCAATGGCGTCACTTGTCGTGGGACCAGAGTATCCGCCATAGATTTAACTTTCGTCTACTTGAGCACGAATCTAAGCGCCGTTTACTCCTTTCTCATGAGCCTCGATGGTCTTCAGTCCCTGACTCTGAAATCAGCCAACCTCACCGGCTCCATTACTCCCTTCCCTTACGGATCCAAGTGTAGCTCTCTACTCACCTCCGTAGATCTATCTCAGAACAGCTTGTATGGACCCATTTCGGATATTTCTTACTTGGGTTCTTGCTCGAGCTTGAAGGTTCTTAATCTATCTTCCAACTCGCTTGAATTTTCGGCGAAAGGCTCGGCCGGCCTCAAGTTTGGATTTCAGACTTTGGATCTTTCGTGGAATAAGATTTCAGGGTCCAACGTCGTCTCTTGGATCTTATCTCGTGGTGGGTGTAATGAGATGGAGTATTTGTCTCTCAAAGGGAACAAAATCACCGGCTCCGACGACGGTGAGATGAGCTTCTCCGGTTGTAAGAAATTAGAGCATTTAGACCTTTCGTCAAACAATATCTCACTTGGTATTCCCTCTTTTGGCGATTGTTTGGCTCTGAAACACCTCGACATCTCCGGCAACAGGTTTTCCGGCGACGTCGCCCGAGCTCTCTCCAGTTGTCGGAACCTTGCCTTCTTAAACCTCACCATCAACTTGTTCGAAGGTCCTGTTCCGAATGTCCCGATGGAAAACTTGCAGTTCCTCTTGCTTGCTGACAACAAGTTCAGTGGCGGGATTCCGGAGAGCTTGTTTGATTCCTGCTCGACTTTACTCGAGCTCGATTTGTCAGTTAACGAGCTTGTTGGGATGATCCCTGACTCACTAACCTCTTGCTCGTCTCTTGAATCGTTCGACGTTTCGAAGAACAACTTCTCCGGTGAGTTGCCCATGGCCATTTTCATGAAGCTTCCCAAGTTGAAGTCGTTGGCTCTTTCTCACAACAGATTTTTCGGGAAGCTGCCAGATTCACTGTCGAACCTCCCGAGCTTGGAATCCTTGGATCTGAGCTCCAACAATTTTTCTGGGTATATTCCAGTTGGTCTCTGTGAGGGACTTGGGAACAGTTTAAAGGAGCTTAGCCTTCAGAACAACCTTATTACGGGTACTATTCCAGAAACTTTAAGTAACTGTTCTAACCTTGTTTCTCTAGACTTGAGCTTCAATTATTTGACCGGCAAAATCCCACCAAGCTTCGGGTCCTTGACCAAGCTCAGAGACGTGATCATCTGGTTGAATCAACTTAATGGTGAAATCCCACAAGAGCTTTCCAAAATGCAGTCTTTGGAGAATCTGATTCTGGACTTTAACGAACTCACCGGGCCTATTCCTTCGGGTTTAAGCAACTGCTCTAATCTGAACTGGATTTCTTTGTCGAATAACCGGTTGAGTGGCGAGATTCCGGCAGGACTGGGCCGGCTTCCAAGTCTCTCTATACTTAAGCTGAGCAACAACTCTTTCAATGGAAGCATTCCGCCAGAGCTTGGGGACTGTAAGAGCCTGATATGGTTGGATCTCAATACTAACCTTTTGAATGGATCAATTCCTCCGGCGCTTTTCAAACAGTCTGGGAACATAGCCGTTAACTTCATGACGTCCAAGACTTATGTTTATATCAAGAACGATGGAAGCAAGGAGTGCCATGGAGCTGGAAACTTGCTCGAGTTTGCAGGAATTAGACCGGAGCAACTGAACAGAATTTCAACCAGAAACCCCTGCAACTTCACACGAGTATACAGAGGTAGTATCCAGCCAACATTTAACCATGACGGGTCCATGATTTTCTTTGACCTTTCTCATAATATGTTATCTGGAAGTATTCCCAAGGAAATGGGGAAAATGCGGTATCTTTTGATCTTGAATTTGGGCCATAATAATCTCTCCGGGGGTATCCCTGAAGAGCTGGGAAGCTCCACAAGTCTTAACATTCTCGATCTGTCAAACAACCGGCTTGATGGGAAGATTCCTCAGACTTTGACTCAGCTCTCTATGTTGATGGAGATTGATCTCTCCAACAACTTCTTAACCGGTAGTATTCCCGAGTCGGGTCAGTTTGAGACCTTCCCACCATACAGATTCGTGAACAATTCGGGACTTTGTGGCTACCCTCTTCCTCTTTGTGGTGCTGACTCTGGGAATGGTGCAAATTCTCACCGGAAGAAGTCTCACCGGCTGGCGTCTTTGGCCGGAAGTGTGGCAATGGGCCTTCTGATTTCGCTCTTCTGTATACTTGGTTTTATCATAGTTGCCATTGAAACCAAGaaaaggaggaagaagaaggaatccAGTCTTGACGTTTATATTGATAGTAGATCACATTCGGGCCCTGGTCATGTGAGCTGGAACCTAACTGGTACCCGCGAAGCCTTGAGCATTCACCTTGCAACGTTTGACAAGCCACTGAGAAAACTCACTTTTGCCGATCTCCTTGAGGCCACCAATGGCTTCCACAATGATAGCTTGATAGGAAAAGGTGGTTTTGGGGATGTGTACAAGGCCCAGCTAAAAGATGGAAGCACTGTAGCCATCAAGAAGCTGATTCATATAAGCGGACAAGGTGATAGAGAATTTACAGCTGAAATGGAAACAATTGGGAAAATTAAGCACCGGAATCTGGTTCCTTTACTTGGGTATTGTAAAGTAGGTGAAGAAAGGCTTTTGGTTTACGAGTATATGAAGTTTGGAAGCTTAGATGATGTTTTGCACGACCCAAAGAAATCTGGGATCAAGTTGAGTTGGTCTGCAAGGAGGAAGATCGCCATTGGGGCTGCCAGAGGACTGGCTTTTCTTCACCACAATTGCATCCCTCACATTATACATCGTGATATGAAATCGAGCAATGTTCTTCTTGATGAGAACTTGGAAGCTCGAGTCTCTGATTTCGGAATGGCAAGGCTAATGAGTGCAATGGACACCCATTTGAGTGTCAGCACTCTGGCCGGGACACCAGGTTATGTCCCTCCAGAGTACTATCAGAGTTTCAGATGTTCTACAAAAGGCGATGTCTATAGTTATGGTGTGGTTTTGCTCGAGCTACTTACAGGGAAGCAGCCTACGAATTCGATTGACTTTGGTGATAACAATCTTGTGGGGTGGGTAAAACAGCACGCTAAATTGAAGATCAGTGATGTTTTCGATCCAGAACTCATGAAGGAAGATCCAAACCTCGAGATTGAGCTCTTACAACACTTGAAAGTAGCCAGTGCATGCTTAGATGATCGGCCATGGCGGCGTCCAACAATGATTCAGGTAATGGCAATGTTCAAGGAAATCCAAGCAGGTTCAGGGATTGATTCTCAATCCACCATTGCCACTGATGATGGAGGTTTTGGCTCAGTTGAAATGGTAGAGATGAGCATAAAAGAAGGCTCAGAAGTAAGCTACAAGCAGTAAAAAAGAGAGAACAAACAAGCAAGAAAACATGTTGGAacccccaattttttttttctccataAATTCTttggaagaaagaagaaagaaggaaGAAGGTGGACAAAAAACACTTCTCTCAGTTCCCCCCAAAAAATTTTCCCCCTCTTTGCCACTTTCAAATGGGTTAGGAACTTGCTCCTCTTTGTGTATGGATTCTCTACCATTGAATGTATGTAAAACTTGTTATTTATACAtaggttgttttttttttctttctgttaTGAAATGTGTATATAAACAGCTTTTTCAGTTGTTGATGTTCTTCTTAATCCGGTTTCTTTTCTAGTTGTTGGTTAGGAGAAAGATGTAAGAGCATTTGATTCAGATAAAATCCTGAAAAAGGAAGCTTTGTGACCTCATTTGATTGATGGTGACTACTTAAGAGGGTTATTTTGGCACTTCCTTTGAGCTACTTGATTGTTTGCCAATTGCCATTCTAtatttctcttctttcttctttgctAGCTACTTTACCCTCTTCTCTATTACAACCCGTAAATATATATGCCTTTACACTAAACTCTTTTTTCTTGATCAGGATGCTTATGCAtgtttttctctcatttttgtAGCTTTGTCTTGTACGTACCAACATTTATGCTCCTCTGTTAATTGTTAATGTGGGACCCATCTTAagttctatttatttatttttgaaagggAAACTCTCATATTTCGTTTTTGCAATTACTCACCTCAGCACCATTAAgctttttcttacctttaattttaattttatttttatttttttcagctaaacttttttgtttttttgcaagaagatttaattaaactgatTAACGTTAAAAttgtgttaaaaaataaataaaaagaaactaacGAGGGGTTGGAATCTCAAAAATCAAGATTCGTGTATTAATGAAATATGGAGACAAGCCACGCAATGTATCAAGCAACACACGTTCttctaatattaataaatataccaaaaatttatacatattaattaataGGAGATGTTacatactttaaaaaaaaaagagatgttACAATTTACTAATGAACGAATAAGAAACAATAATTTAtctaaaaaaacataataagaaacaataatttaaaagatattgATAAAAAATTAGTGGATTTAGATCTATTAGTACTCTTCTTATGACCTTTCTATTGAAAGTTTGAACTTTCACACGTCAGCCCTTAACAATTTAAGTTACAAAGTTTTGTTTTCATCGTAAAAGATAAGTGTACACACGTGTAATGATAT from Cannabis sativa cultivar Pink pepper isolate KNU-18-1 chromosome 4, ASM2916894v1, whole genome shotgun sequence carries:
- the LOC115715238 gene encoding systemin receptor SR160, which produces MKPHSSTAISLLSLLVAIITLLSPQSPLAVASSSAGFSDIQKLLSFKASLPNQTVLSNWLHNQDPCTFNGVTCRGTRVSAIDLTFVYLSTNLSAVYSFLMSLDGLQSLTLKSANLTGSITPFPYGSKCSSLLTSVDLSQNSLYGPISDISYLGSCSSLKVLNLSSNSLEFSAKGSAGLKFGFQTLDLSWNKISGSNVVSWILSRGGCNEMEYLSLKGNKITGSDDGEMSFSGCKKLEHLDLSSNNISLGIPSFGDCLALKHLDISGNRFSGDVARALSSCRNLAFLNLTINLFEGPVPNVPMENLQFLLLADNKFSGGIPESLFDSCSTLLELDLSVNELVGMIPDSLTSCSSLESFDVSKNNFSGELPMAIFMKLPKLKSLALSHNRFFGKLPDSLSNLPSLESLDLSSNNFSGYIPVGLCEGLGNSLKELSLQNNLITGTIPETLSNCSNLVSLDLSFNYLTGKIPPSFGSLTKLRDVIIWLNQLNGEIPQELSKMQSLENLILDFNELTGPIPSGLSNCSNLNWISLSNNRLSGEIPAGLGRLPSLSILKLSNNSFNGSIPPELGDCKSLIWLDLNTNLLNGSIPPALFKQSGNIAVNFMTSKTYVYIKNDGSKECHGAGNLLEFAGIRPEQLNRISTRNPCNFTRVYRGSIQPTFNHDGSMIFFDLSHNMLSGSIPKEMGKMRYLLILNLGHNNLSGGIPEELGSSTSLNILDLSNNRLDGKIPQTLTQLSMLMEIDLSNNFLTGSIPESGQFETFPPYRFVNNSGLCGYPLPLCGADSGNGANSHRKKSHRLASLAGSVAMGLLISLFCILGFIIVAIETKKRRKKKESSLDVYIDSRSHSGPGHVSWNLTGTREALSIHLATFDKPLRKLTFADLLEATNGFHNDSLIGKGGFGDVYKAQLKDGSTVAIKKLIHISGQGDREFTAEMETIGKIKHRNLVPLLGYCKVGEERLLVYEYMKFGSLDDVLHDPKKSGIKLSWSARRKIAIGAARGLAFLHHNCIPHIIHRDMKSSNVLLDENLEARVSDFGMARLMSAMDTHLSVSTLAGTPGYVPPEYYQSFRCSTKGDVYSYGVVLLELLTGKQPTNSIDFGDNNLVGWVKQHAKLKISDVFDPELMKEDPNLEIELLQHLKVASACLDDRPWRRPTMIQVMAMFKEIQAGSGIDSQSTIATDDGGFGSVEMVEMSIKEGSEVSYKQ